The Coffea arabica cultivar ET-39 chromosome 3c, Coffea Arabica ET-39 HiFi, whole genome shotgun sequence genome contains a region encoding:
- the LOC113736086 gene encoding GDSL esterase/lipase At4g16230-like, producing MTIGFNNHMVAPMVGSAAVAGHSMTSFLYLPSCSLEHSASVVFLLMDYLSYRKLAAGILFQLLALFVRLKTCFCEVAPPANFVFGDSLVDVGNNNYIVSLSKANFVPNGIDFGKPTGRYTNGRTIVDILGEEVGIKGFTPPFLAPTTAGPVVLQGVNYASGGGGILNHTGKIFVGRINFDAQLDNFANTKEYIISTIGAPMTMKLLQTALFSVTMGSNDFINNYLVPVVSKVQQNLVSPETFVADLITRYRTQLTRLYNMGARKIVVVNVGPIGCIPYQRAINPSSGKGCAAFPNRLAQLFNSQLRDLVTELRSNLKGSKLIYADAYRIVDDLIQNYFSYGFGNADSACCYVAGRFGGLIPCGPTSKICADRSKYVFWDPYHPTDAANSFIAKRLLDGGSGDVWPMNIRQLISSN from the exons ATGACAATAGGCTTCAACAATCATATGGTAGCTCCCATGGTTGGTAGTGCTGCCGTTGCTGGACATTCAATGacttcgtttctctacctaccCAGTTGCTCGCTTGAGCACTCGG CTTCCGTGGTTTTCCTGCTGATGGATTATCTATCGTACAGGAAACTTGCAGCAGGGATTTTGTTTCAACTCTTAGCCCTTTTTGTTCGGTTGAAGACCTGCTTCTGTGAAGTTGCTCCTCCTGctaattttgtttttggagATTCCTTGGTTGATGTTGGCAACAACAACTACATTGTGTCTCTCTCAAAAGCTAATTTTGTACCAAATGGCATCGACTTTGGTAAGCCAACAGGAAGATACACAAATGGAAGAACAATAGTTGATATTTTAG GAGAGGAAGTAGGAATCAAAGGCTTTACTCCTCCATTCTTGGCGCCGACAACAGCTGGTCCGGTGGTTCTGCAGGGTGTTAATTATGCTTCTGGTGGAGGGGGGATTCTGAATCACACTGGAAAGATTTTT GTCGGTAGAATCAACTTCGATGCTCAACTAGACAACTTTGCCAATACCAAGGAGTACATAATTTCAACAATCGGTGCTCCCATGACAATGAAATTGCTTCAAACTGCACTCTTCTCAGTAACAATGGGATCAAATGACTTCATTAACAACTATTTGGTGCCCGTTGTCTCAAAAGTTCAGCAAAATTTGGTCTCTCCAGAAACCTTCGTAGCAGATTTGATTACAAGATATAGAACTCAACTTACG AGGCTCTACAACATGGGTGCTAGAAAGATCGTTGTAGTTAATGTAGGACCTATTGGATGCATCCCATATCAGAGGGCAATTAATCCATCTTCTGGAAAAGGCTGTGCTGCCTTCCCTAATCGGCTAGCTCAGTTGTTCAATAGCCAGTTGAGGGATCTAGTAACAGAGCTTCGTTCTAATCTGAAGGGATCAAAACTCATTTATGCAGATGCCTATCGCATTGTAGATGATTTGATTCAGAACTACTTCTCCTATG GTTTCGGGAATGCAGATTCAGCTTGCTGCTACGTTGCTGGGCGATTTGGGGGCCTAATTCCATGCGGTCCAACATCTAAAATTTGTGCAGACAGATCAAAGTATGTGTTCTGGGATCCATATCATCCAACAGATGCTGCTAACAGCTTTATAGCTAAGCGTCTGCTTGACGGTGGCTCTGGGGACGTTTGGCCGATGAACATTAGACAATTAATTTCATCAAATTGA